One Nicotiana sylvestris chromosome 12, ASM39365v2, whole genome shotgun sequence genomic window carries:
- the LOC104238791 gene encoding glycine-rich RNA-binding protein, whose amino-acid sequence MAEVEYSCFVGGLAWATTDRTLADAFGTYGEVLDSKIINDRETGRSRGFGFVTFKDEKCMRDAIEGMNGQELDGRSITVNEAQARGSGGGGGGYGGGRREGGGGGYGGGGGGYGGGRREGGGGGYGGGRREGGGGGYGGGGYGGGGRY is encoded by the exons ATGGCTGAAGTAGAATACAGTTGCTTCGTCGGTGGGCTCGCATGGGCTACCACCGATAGAACCTTAGCTGATGCTTTCGGTACATACGGCGAAGTTCTCGACTCGAAG ATCATTAACGACAGAGAAACTGGCAGATCTAGAGGATTTGGCTTTGTTACCTTTAAGGATGAGAAATGCATGAGGGATGCAATCGAAGGGATGAACGGTCAGGAACTTGACGGCCGTAGCATTACCGTTAACGAAGCTCAGGCTCGTGGAAGTGGAGGCGGCGGCGGTGGTTACGGAGGTGGCCGACGTGAAGGAGGAGGCGGTGGTTACGGAGGTGGTGGTGGTGGCTACGGAGGTGGCCGACGTGAGGGAGGAGGCGGTGGCTACGGAGGTGGCCGACGTGAAGGAGGAGGCGGTGGTTACGGAGGTGGCGGTTATGGCGGTGGTGGTCGTTATTAG